One Triticum dicoccoides isolate Atlit2015 ecotype Zavitan chromosome 4B, WEW_v2.0, whole genome shotgun sequence genomic window carries:
- the LOC119295805 gene encoding oligouridylate-binding protein 1B-like isoform X2, with amino-acid sequence MAPCSRVGVSRFGYSVQMIEPIVSGNLPPGFDSSTCRSVYVGNIHLQVTDSLLHEVFQSIGPVEGCKLIRKEKSSFGFVDYYDRRYAALAIVSLNGRQLFGQPIKVNWAYASTQREDTSGHFNIFVGDLCPEVTDAALFAFFSAYSTSSDARVMWDQQTGRSRGFGFVSFRNQQDAQTAINELNGKWLGNRQIRCNWATKGANAGEEKQSTDSKGVVELINGSSEPGKENANEDGPENNPQYTTVYVGNLPHDINSNDVHRFFHLLGAGSIEEVRVTCDKGFGFVRYSTHEEAAQAIQTGNGQFIGGRQIKCSWGSKPTPPGTASAPLPPPALAPYTPGVSAVDLISYERSLALSKMAANQALMGQHAALRQAAMGMGAGASQAIFDGGFQSINPQQQQQQLMYY; translated from the exons GTATGTTGGCAACATCCATCTTCAAGTCACAGATTCACTACTGCATGAAGTTTTCCAGAGTATTGGTCCAGTTGAAGGGTGTAAGCTCATCAGGAAAGAAAAG TCATCTTTTGGTTTTGTTGACTATTATGACCGTAGATATGCTGCACTTGCTATTGTGTCACTCAACGGTAGACAACT GTTTGGCCAGCCAATAAAAGTCAATTGGGCATACGCAAGTACCCAGAGAGAGGATACATCAG GTCATTTTAACATCTTCGTCGGGGATCTTTGCCCGGAGGTTACGGATGCTGCTTTGTTTGCTTTTTTCTCGGCATATTCTACCTCTTC AGATGCTAGAGTTATGTGGGATCAGCAGACTGGACGATCCAGAGGTTTTGGTTTCGTTTCTTTTAGGAATCAGCAG GATGCACAAACTGCCATAAATGAATTGAATG GAAAGTGGCTTGGCAACCGCCAAATTCGTTGCAATTGGGCAACGAAGGGCGCTAATGCTGGTGAAGAGAAGCAAAGTACAGACTCCAAGGGTGTGGTGGAGTTGATAAACGGCTCATCAG AGCCTGGCAAGGAGAATGCAAATGAAGATGGTCCTGAAAATAACCCACAGTATACAACTGTTTATGTTGGCAATCTTCCCCATGAT ATCAACAGCAATGATGTGCATCGATTTTTCCATTTACTCGGGGCTGGGTCAATTGAGGAGGTCCGTGTAACATGCGATAAAGGATTTGGCTTTGTGAGATATAGTACCCATGAAGAAGCTGCACAAGCAATACAGACGGGTAATGGCCAATTTATTGGCGGGAGGCAGATCAAG TGCTCTTGGGGAAGCAAACCAACTCCACCAGGGACAGCATCTGCGCCTCTGCCTCCTCCGGCATTAGCGCCATACACGCCTGGCGTGTCAGCAGTTGACCTCATCTCCTACGAGCGATCCCTTGCTCTGAGCAAGATGGCTGCCAACCAGGCCCTGATGGGTCAGCACGCCGCCCTGAGGCAGGCCGCGATGGGTATGGGCGCCGGCGCCAGCCAGGCCATCTTTGACGGGGGCTTCCAGAGTATCAaccctcagcagcagcagcagcagctcatgtaCTACTGA